One Glycine max cultivar Williams 82 chromosome 4, Glycine_max_v4.0, whole genome shotgun sequence DNA segment encodes these proteins:
- the SRT1 gene encoding NAD-dependent protein deacylase SRT2 isoform X2, with translation MAMSLPLRFYSSSSFSLTSLGVVRKVLGTLTTDIVQPRSGNWHLAKRGGRLISFKGRARLVHTTCRISVPGTLPRTDEKASSNISRDKKTVPEADPPSIKDVQLLYEFLDRSTKLTVLTGAGISTECGIPDYRSPNGAYSSGFKPITHQEFLRSSRARRRYWARSYAGWRRFTTAQPSAAHTALATLDKAGRINFMITQNVDRLHHRAGSNPLEIHGTVYTVICIDCGYSFCRSLFQDQLKTLNPKWAEAIDNLDHGNPGSDKSFGMKQRPDGDIEIDERFWEEDFTIPTCHKCNGALKPDVVFFGDNVPKDRADMAMEASRRCDAFLVLGSSLMTMSAFRLIRAAHEAGAATAIVNIGVTRADDFVPLKINARLGEILPRVLDIGSISIPAV, from the exons ATGGCTATGTCTTTACCTCTTCGTTTCTATTCCTCCTCGTCTTTCTCTCTCACT TCTCTTGGGGTTGTGAGAAAAGTGCTCGGGACTCTTACAACAG ATATTGTTCAACCAAGGAGTGGAAATTGGCACTTAGCAAAAAGAGGTGGAAGACTCATATCGTTTAAGGGTCGTGCGAGGCTGGTACATACAACGTGCCGAATCTCTGTCCCTGGGACCTTACCAAGAACTGATGAAAAGGCCTCATCTAACATCTCGAGGGATAAGAAGACAGTTCCAGAAGCAGATCCTCCGAGTATCAAAGACGTTCAGCTTTTGTATGAATTTTTGGACCGGAG TACCAAGCTCACGGTATTGACTGGAGCTGGAATCAGTACAGAGTGTGGCATCCCCGACTACAGAAG CCCCAATGGAGCTTATAGTTCTGGTTTCAAACCAATAACCCATCAG GAGTTTCTCCGTTCAAGTCGAGCTCGGAGGAGATATTGGGCAAGGAGCTATGCTGGATGGAGGCGATTTACAACAGCACAACCATCTGCTGCCCATACTGCATTGGCCACATTAGATAAAGCTGGCCGAATCAATTTTATGATTACCCAAAATGTTGATAG GCTGCATCATCGTGCTGGTAGCAACCCATTAGAAATACATGGGACTGTATACACTGTAATTTGTATAGATTGTGGATATTCCTTTTGCCGGAGCTTATTTCAGGACCAGTTGAAGACCCTTAATCCCAAG TGGGCAGAAGCAATCGATAACTTGGACCATGGAAACCCTGGATCAGATAAGAGTTTTGGCATGAAACAAAGACCTGATGGTGATATTGAGATTGATGAAAGATTTTGGGAGGAGGATTTTACCATCCCAACTTGTCATAAGTGCAATGGAGCTCTCAAACCTGAT GTTGTCTTTTTTGGTGATAATGTTCCCAAGGACAGAGCTGATATGGCAATGGAAGCATCTAGAAGATGTGATGCTTTTCTTGTACTCGGGTCATCTCTGATGACCATGTCTGCTTTTCGACTTATCAG AGCAGCTCATGAGGCTGGTGCTGCTACTGCAATTGTGAACATAGGTGTGACGCGTGCTGATGATTTTGTGCCCCTGAAAATAAATGCACGATTGGGTGAG ATCCTGCCAAGAGTACTTGATATTGGATCTATAAGCATACCCGCTGTATAA
- the LOC121174798 gene encoding uncharacterized protein: MDHHTLVVRDPFLPPLPRDPRPPVCLGFEAGMEYYLNVVRKETIRINWAAYPLYHAPEVFAPFILDGRHLYYVNAFENAASTMETSAVAAENINCPTHTVKIFWPSNCAFI, encoded by the exons ATGGATCACCACACGTTAGTAGTACGAGATCCATTCTTGCCACCTCTACCACGAGATCCACGTCCACCAGTTTGCCTAGGATTCGAGGCTGGAATGGAATACTATTTGAACGT TGTGAGGAAGGAGACAATTCGGATAAACTGGGCTGCATATCCTCTTTACCACGCCCCAGAAGTATTTGCACCATTTATATTGGACGGGCGGCATCTATACTACGTTAATGCATTTGAAAATGCAGCTAGCACCATGGAGACAAGTGCTGTGGCAGCTGAGAATATTAATTGCCCGACTCATACTGTCAAGATATTTTGGCCAAGTAATTGTGCATTCATCTAA
- the SRT1 gene encoding NAD-dependent protein deacylase SRT2 isoform X3 yields MAMSLPLRFYSSSSFSLTSLGVVRKVLGTLTTDIVQPRSGNWHLAKRGGRLISFKGRARLVHTTCRISVPGTLPRTDEKASSNISRDKKTVPEADPPSIKDVQLLYEFLDRSTKLTVLTGAGISTECGIPDYRSPNGAYSSGFKPITHQEFLRSSRARRRYWARSYAGWRRFTTAQPSAAHTALATLDKAGRINFMITQNVDRLHHRAGSNPLEIHGTVYTVICIDCGYSFCRSLFQDQLKTLNPKLTLRKKIEKIEGTILNLAGITKLYRWAEAIDNLDHGNPGSDKSFGMKQRPDGDIEIDERFWEEDFTIPTCHKCNGALKPDVVFFGDNVPKDRADMAMEASRRCDAFLVLGSSLMTMSAFRLISS; encoded by the exons ATGGCTATGTCTTTACCTCTTCGTTTCTATTCCTCCTCGTCTTTCTCTCTCACT TCTCTTGGGGTTGTGAGAAAAGTGCTCGGGACTCTTACAACAG ATATTGTTCAACCAAGGAGTGGAAATTGGCACTTAGCAAAAAGAGGTGGAAGACTCATATCGTTTAAGGGTCGTGCGAGGCTGGTACATACAACGTGCCGAATCTCTGTCCCTGGGACCTTACCAAGAACTGATGAAAAGGCCTCATCTAACATCTCGAGGGATAAGAAGACAGTTCCAGAAGCAGATCCTCCGAGTATCAAAGACGTTCAGCTTTTGTATGAATTTTTGGACCGGAG TACCAAGCTCACGGTATTGACTGGAGCTGGAATCAGTACAGAGTGTGGCATCCCCGACTACAGAAG CCCCAATGGAGCTTATAGTTCTGGTTTCAAACCAATAACCCATCAG GAGTTTCTCCGTTCAAGTCGAGCTCGGAGGAGATATTGGGCAAGGAGCTATGCTGGATGGAGGCGATTTACAACAGCACAACCATCTGCTGCCCATACTGCATTGGCCACATTAGATAAAGCTGGCCGAATCAATTTTATGATTACCCAAAATGTTGATAG GCTGCATCATCGTGCTGGTAGCAACCCATTAGAAATACATGGGACTGTATACACTGTAATTTGTATAGATTGTGGATATTCCTTTTGCCGGAGCTTATTTCAGGACCAGTTGAAGACCCTTAATCCCAAG TTAACACTAAGAAAGAAGATTGAAAAAATTGAGGGTACCATCTTGAATCTTGCAGGGATTACTAAACTATATAGG TGGGCAGAAGCAATCGATAACTTGGACCATGGAAACCCTGGATCAGATAAGAGTTTTGGCATGAAACAAAGACCTGATGGTGATATTGAGATTGATGAAAGATTTTGGGAGGAGGATTTTACCATCCCAACTTGTCATAAGTGCAATGGAGCTCTCAAACCTGAT GTTGTCTTTTTTGGTGATAATGTTCCCAAGGACAGAGCTGATATGGCAATGGAAGCATCTAGAAGATGTGATGCTTTTCTTGTACTCGGGTCATCTCTGATGACCATGTCTGCTTTTCGACTTATCAG CTCATGA
- the SRT1 gene encoding NAD-dependent protein deacylase SRT2 isoform X4: MAMSLPLRFYSSSSFSLTSLGVVRKVLGTLTTDIVQPRSGNWHLAKRGGRLISFKGRARLVHTTCRISVPGTLPRTDEKASSNISRDKKTVPEADPPSIKDVQLLYEFLDRSTKLTVLTGAGISTECGIPDYRSPNGAYSSGFKPITHQEFLRSSRARRRYWARSYAGWRRFTTAQPSAAHTALATLDKAGRINFMITQNVDRLHHRAGSNPLEIHGTVYTVICIDCGYSFCRSLFQDQLKTLNPKLTLRKKIEKIEGTILNLAGITKLYRWAEAIDNLDHGNPGSDKSFGMKQRPDGDIEIDERFWEEDFTIPTCHKCNGALKPDLEGTDCKCILKQQQQQQQQRLIPLGGVGYMDQLPP, encoded by the exons ATGGCTATGTCTTTACCTCTTCGTTTCTATTCCTCCTCGTCTTTCTCTCTCACT TCTCTTGGGGTTGTGAGAAAAGTGCTCGGGACTCTTACAACAG ATATTGTTCAACCAAGGAGTGGAAATTGGCACTTAGCAAAAAGAGGTGGAAGACTCATATCGTTTAAGGGTCGTGCGAGGCTGGTACATACAACGTGCCGAATCTCTGTCCCTGGGACCTTACCAAGAACTGATGAAAAGGCCTCATCTAACATCTCGAGGGATAAGAAGACAGTTCCAGAAGCAGATCCTCCGAGTATCAAAGACGTTCAGCTTTTGTATGAATTTTTGGACCGGAG TACCAAGCTCACGGTATTGACTGGAGCTGGAATCAGTACAGAGTGTGGCATCCCCGACTACAGAAG CCCCAATGGAGCTTATAGTTCTGGTTTCAAACCAATAACCCATCAG GAGTTTCTCCGTTCAAGTCGAGCTCGGAGGAGATATTGGGCAAGGAGCTATGCTGGATGGAGGCGATTTACAACAGCACAACCATCTGCTGCCCATACTGCATTGGCCACATTAGATAAAGCTGGCCGAATCAATTTTATGATTACCCAAAATGTTGATAG GCTGCATCATCGTGCTGGTAGCAACCCATTAGAAATACATGGGACTGTATACACTGTAATTTGTATAGATTGTGGATATTCCTTTTGCCGGAGCTTATTTCAGGACCAGTTGAAGACCCTTAATCCCAAG TTAACACTAAGAAAGAAGATTGAAAAAATTGAGGGTACCATCTTGAATCTTGCAGGGATTACTAAACTATATAGG TGGGCAGAAGCAATCGATAACTTGGACCATGGAAACCCTGGATCAGATAAGAGTTTTGGCATGAAACAAAGACCTGATGGTGATATTGAGATTGATGAAAGATTTTGGGAGGAGGATTTTACCATCCCAACTTGTCATAAGTGCAATGGAGCTCTCAAACCTGAT CTGGAAGGAACAGACTGCAAGTGTATTttgaaacaacaacaacaacaacaacaacaacgccttatcccactaggtggggtcggctacatggatcaacttccgccataa
- the LOC100775459 gene encoding vacuolar protein sorting-associated protein 20 homolog 2: MGNLFVKKPKVTDVDKAILALKTQRRKLAQYQQKLDAVIEAEKQAARDLIREKKKDRALLALKKKKTQEELLKQVDAWLINVEQQLADIELASKQKAVFESLKAGNDAMKAIQSEINIEDVQKLMDDTAEAKAYQDEINEIMGEKLSAEDEEEILAEFEDLEIQLTVQDLPEVPPSVHEEIEEKLDLPDVPTKAPVTSDAEVSTKGKVMEEPLAA, translated from the exons ATGGGTAATTTGTTCGTGAAGAAGCCCAAGGTAACAGACGTCGATAAAGCAATTCTCGCTCTCAAGACCCAGAGACGCAAACTCGCCCAATATCAACAGAAG CTAGATGCTGTTATTGAAGCAGAAAAGCAAGCTGCACGAGACTTGATTCGTGAAAAGAAGAAGGACAGGGCCTTGTTAgcactaaagaaaaaaaagacacaaGAAGAATTGTTGAAGCAAGTTGATGCTTGGCTTATAAATGTTGAGCAacaa TTAGCAGATATTGAACTGGCTAGCAAGCAGAAGGCTGTGTTTGAAAGTTTGAAAGCTGGTAATGATGCAATGAAAGCCATACAAAGTGAGATAAACATTGAAGATGTTCAGAAACTTATGGATGACACTGCTGAAGCTAAAGCTTATCAAGAT gaaattaatgaaataatgggGGAGAAGTTATCAGCAGAAGACGAGGAGGAGATTTTAGCGGAATTTGAGGACTTGGAAATCCAG CTTACAGTCCAAGATCTTCCCGAAGTTCCTCCCTCAGTTCatgaagaaattgaagaaaagttGGACCTTCCTGATGTCCCAACCAAAGCACCAGTTACCAGTGATGCTGAAGTATCTACAAAAGGAAAAG TTATGGAGGAACCGTTGGCAGCTTGA
- the SRT1 gene encoding NAD-dependent protein deacylase SRT2 isoform X6, whose amino-acid sequence MAMSLPLRFYSSSSFSLTSLGVVRKVLGTLTTDIVQPRSGNWHLAKRGGRLISFKGRARLVHTTCRISVPGTLPRTDEKASSNISRDKKTVPEADPPSIKDVQLLYEFLDRSTKLTVLTGAGISTECGIPDYRSPNGAYSSGFKPITHQEFLRSSRARRRYWARSYAGWRRFTTAQPSAAHTALATLDKAGRINFMITQNVDRLHHRAGSNPLEIHGTVYTVICIDCGYSFCRSLFQDQLKTLNPKWAEAIDNLDHGNPGSDKSFGMKQRPDGDIEIDERFWEEDFTIPTCHKCNGALKPDLEGTDCKCILKQQQQQQQQRLIPLGGVGYMDQLPP is encoded by the exons ATGGCTATGTCTTTACCTCTTCGTTTCTATTCCTCCTCGTCTTTCTCTCTCACT TCTCTTGGGGTTGTGAGAAAAGTGCTCGGGACTCTTACAACAG ATATTGTTCAACCAAGGAGTGGAAATTGGCACTTAGCAAAAAGAGGTGGAAGACTCATATCGTTTAAGGGTCGTGCGAGGCTGGTACATACAACGTGCCGAATCTCTGTCCCTGGGACCTTACCAAGAACTGATGAAAAGGCCTCATCTAACATCTCGAGGGATAAGAAGACAGTTCCAGAAGCAGATCCTCCGAGTATCAAAGACGTTCAGCTTTTGTATGAATTTTTGGACCGGAG TACCAAGCTCACGGTATTGACTGGAGCTGGAATCAGTACAGAGTGTGGCATCCCCGACTACAGAAG CCCCAATGGAGCTTATAGTTCTGGTTTCAAACCAATAACCCATCAG GAGTTTCTCCGTTCAAGTCGAGCTCGGAGGAGATATTGGGCAAGGAGCTATGCTGGATGGAGGCGATTTACAACAGCACAACCATCTGCTGCCCATACTGCATTGGCCACATTAGATAAAGCTGGCCGAATCAATTTTATGATTACCCAAAATGTTGATAG GCTGCATCATCGTGCTGGTAGCAACCCATTAGAAATACATGGGACTGTATACACTGTAATTTGTATAGATTGTGGATATTCCTTTTGCCGGAGCTTATTTCAGGACCAGTTGAAGACCCTTAATCCCAAG TGGGCAGAAGCAATCGATAACTTGGACCATGGAAACCCTGGATCAGATAAGAGTTTTGGCATGAAACAAAGACCTGATGGTGATATTGAGATTGATGAAAGATTTTGGGAGGAGGATTTTACCATCCCAACTTGTCATAAGTGCAATGGAGCTCTCAAACCTGAT CTGGAAGGAACAGACTGCAAGTGTATTttgaaacaacaacaacaacaacaacaacaacgccttatcccactaggtggggtcggctacatggatcaacttccgccataa
- the SRT1 gene encoding NAD-dependent protein deacylase SRT2 isoform X5 has protein sequence MAMSLPLRFYSSSSFSLTSLGVVRKVLGTLTTDIVQPRSGNWHLAKRGGRLISFKGRARLVHTTCRISVPGTLPRTDEKASSNISRDKKTVPEADPPSIKDVQLLYEFLDRSTKLTVLTGAGISTECGIPDYRSPNGAYSSGFKPITHQEFLRSSRARRRYWARSYAGWRRFTTAQPSAAHTALATLDKAGRINFMITQNVDRLHHRAGSNPLEIHGTVYTVICIDCGYSFCRSLFQDQLKTLNPKWAEAIDNLDHGNPGSDKSFGMKQRPDGDIEIDERFWEEDFTIPTCHKCNGALKPDVVFFGDNVPKDRADMAMEASRRCDAFLVLGSSLMTMSAFRLISS, from the exons ATGGCTATGTCTTTACCTCTTCGTTTCTATTCCTCCTCGTCTTTCTCTCTCACT TCTCTTGGGGTTGTGAGAAAAGTGCTCGGGACTCTTACAACAG ATATTGTTCAACCAAGGAGTGGAAATTGGCACTTAGCAAAAAGAGGTGGAAGACTCATATCGTTTAAGGGTCGTGCGAGGCTGGTACATACAACGTGCCGAATCTCTGTCCCTGGGACCTTACCAAGAACTGATGAAAAGGCCTCATCTAACATCTCGAGGGATAAGAAGACAGTTCCAGAAGCAGATCCTCCGAGTATCAAAGACGTTCAGCTTTTGTATGAATTTTTGGACCGGAG TACCAAGCTCACGGTATTGACTGGAGCTGGAATCAGTACAGAGTGTGGCATCCCCGACTACAGAAG CCCCAATGGAGCTTATAGTTCTGGTTTCAAACCAATAACCCATCAG GAGTTTCTCCGTTCAAGTCGAGCTCGGAGGAGATATTGGGCAAGGAGCTATGCTGGATGGAGGCGATTTACAACAGCACAACCATCTGCTGCCCATACTGCATTGGCCACATTAGATAAAGCTGGCCGAATCAATTTTATGATTACCCAAAATGTTGATAG GCTGCATCATCGTGCTGGTAGCAACCCATTAGAAATACATGGGACTGTATACACTGTAATTTGTATAGATTGTGGATATTCCTTTTGCCGGAGCTTATTTCAGGACCAGTTGAAGACCCTTAATCCCAAG TGGGCAGAAGCAATCGATAACTTGGACCATGGAAACCCTGGATCAGATAAGAGTTTTGGCATGAAACAAAGACCTGATGGTGATATTGAGATTGATGAAAGATTTTGGGAGGAGGATTTTACCATCCCAACTTGTCATAAGTGCAATGGAGCTCTCAAACCTGAT GTTGTCTTTTTTGGTGATAATGTTCCCAAGGACAGAGCTGATATGGCAATGGAAGCATCTAGAAGATGTGATGCTTTTCTTGTACTCGGGTCATCTCTGATGACCATGTCTGCTTTTCGACTTATCAG CTCATGA
- the LOC100819837 gene encoding psbP domain-containing protein 2, chloroplastic: protein MALRSCSTLLRSTFFHQHPQASRTFVSILFPRSTSPTCIHESHKDIHLAPSFSKRSILLTTFLWGQGMLLPNARDALLLAQELELQRYTDSDEGFTLLTPSSWTKVDKAGATVLFQEADMGSNNIGVVVNPVRLKTLEEFGTPQFVADKLLQAERRKESTKEVELITVAERSGEGGLQIYEFEYKVDSTRGGMKRIFSAAFVASKKLYLLNIVHSDKLEIPLDPNKRMILEQVLHSFDAAA, encoded by the exons atggCTTTGAGAAGTTGCTCTACCCTTTTACGCAGCACTTTCTTCCACCAACACCCTCAAGCTTCCAGAACCTTTGTCTCAATCTTGTTCCCCAGATCAACTTCACCCACTTGCATTCATGAATCCCACAAAGACATACACTTAGCACCTTCTTTCAGCAAGAGGAGCATTCTTCTCACAACGTTTCTGTGGGGTCAGGGTATGTTGTTGCCAAATGCCCGTGATGCATTGTTGTTGGCTCAAGAATTGGAGCTTCAGAGATACACGGATTCCGATGAAGGTTTCACTCTTCTTACACCCTCTTCTTGGACTAAG GTTGATAAAGCAGGGGCAACTGTGTTGTTTCAAGAGGCAGATATGGGAAGTAACAATATTGGGGTTGTGGTAAACCCAGTTCGTCTTAAGACCCTTGAAGAATTTGGGACTCCTCAGTTCGTTGCTGATAAACTTTTACAAGCAGAAAGACGTAAG GAAAGTACAAAGGAGGTCGAGTTGATTACAGTAGCAGAAAGATCAGGGGAGGGAGGGTTACAGATTTATGAATTTGAATACAAGGTTGATAGTACCCGGGGAGGGATGAAGAGGATATTTTCTGCAGCTTTTGTAGCCTCAAAGAAGCTCTATCTTCTAAATATTGTTCACTCTGATAAACTAGAGATTCCTCTTGACCCAAATAAGAGAATGATTTTAGAACAAGTTCTTCATTCCTTTGATGCAGCAGCTTAA
- the SRT1 gene encoding NAD-dependent protein deacylase SRT2 isoform X1, with translation MAMSLPLRFYSSSSFSLTSLGVVRKVLGTLTTDIVQPRSGNWHLAKRGGRLISFKGRARLVHTTCRISVPGTLPRTDEKASSNISRDKKTVPEADPPSIKDVQLLYEFLDRSTKLTVLTGAGISTECGIPDYRSPNGAYSSGFKPITHQEFLRSSRARRRYWARSYAGWRRFTTAQPSAAHTALATLDKAGRINFMITQNVDRLHHRAGSNPLEIHGTVYTVICIDCGYSFCRSLFQDQLKTLNPKLTLRKKIEKIEGTILNLAGITKLYRWAEAIDNLDHGNPGSDKSFGMKQRPDGDIEIDERFWEEDFTIPTCHKCNGALKPDVVFFGDNVPKDRADMAMEASRRCDAFLVLGSSLMTMSAFRLIRAAHEAGAATAIVNIGVTRADDFVPLKINARLGEILPRVLDIGSISIPAV, from the exons ATGGCTATGTCTTTACCTCTTCGTTTCTATTCCTCCTCGTCTTTCTCTCTCACT TCTCTTGGGGTTGTGAGAAAAGTGCTCGGGACTCTTACAACAG ATATTGTTCAACCAAGGAGTGGAAATTGGCACTTAGCAAAAAGAGGTGGAAGACTCATATCGTTTAAGGGTCGTGCGAGGCTGGTACATACAACGTGCCGAATCTCTGTCCCTGGGACCTTACCAAGAACTGATGAAAAGGCCTCATCTAACATCTCGAGGGATAAGAAGACAGTTCCAGAAGCAGATCCTCCGAGTATCAAAGACGTTCAGCTTTTGTATGAATTTTTGGACCGGAG TACCAAGCTCACGGTATTGACTGGAGCTGGAATCAGTACAGAGTGTGGCATCCCCGACTACAGAAG CCCCAATGGAGCTTATAGTTCTGGTTTCAAACCAATAACCCATCAG GAGTTTCTCCGTTCAAGTCGAGCTCGGAGGAGATATTGGGCAAGGAGCTATGCTGGATGGAGGCGATTTACAACAGCACAACCATCTGCTGCCCATACTGCATTGGCCACATTAGATAAAGCTGGCCGAATCAATTTTATGATTACCCAAAATGTTGATAG GCTGCATCATCGTGCTGGTAGCAACCCATTAGAAATACATGGGACTGTATACACTGTAATTTGTATAGATTGTGGATATTCCTTTTGCCGGAGCTTATTTCAGGACCAGTTGAAGACCCTTAATCCCAAG TTAACACTAAGAAAGAAGATTGAAAAAATTGAGGGTACCATCTTGAATCTTGCAGGGATTACTAAACTATATAGG TGGGCAGAAGCAATCGATAACTTGGACCATGGAAACCCTGGATCAGATAAGAGTTTTGGCATGAAACAAAGACCTGATGGTGATATTGAGATTGATGAAAGATTTTGGGAGGAGGATTTTACCATCCCAACTTGTCATAAGTGCAATGGAGCTCTCAAACCTGAT GTTGTCTTTTTTGGTGATAATGTTCCCAAGGACAGAGCTGATATGGCAATGGAAGCATCTAGAAGATGTGATGCTTTTCTTGTACTCGGGTCATCTCTGATGACCATGTCTGCTTTTCGACTTATCAG AGCAGCTCATGAGGCTGGTGCTGCTACTGCAATTGTGAACATAGGTGTGACGCGTGCTGATGATTTTGTGCCCCTGAAAATAAATGCACGATTGGGTGAG ATCCTGCCAAGAGTACTTGATATTGGATCTATAAGCATACCCGCTGTATAA
- the LOC100820368 gene encoding RNA polymerase II transcriptional coactivator KIWI-like → MSGKAKRRDDDDASDADSEGHAPPMKSLKKDSDDDPDSVTICEISKNRRVAVRNWKGSIMVDIREFYVKDGKQLPGRKGISLTMDQWNVLRNHVEEIDKAVNENS, encoded by the exons ATGTCTGGAAAGGCGAAGAGGAGAGACGACGACGATGCTTCCGACGCCGACTCCGAAGGCCACGCGCCGCCCATGAAGTCCCTCAAGAAGGATTCCGACGACGATCCCGACTCTGTTACCATTTGCGAA aTTTCGAAGAACAGGAGGGTTGCCGTGAGGAACTGGAAAGGCAGCATTATGGTTGACATTCGCGAGTTTTACGTCAAAGATGGCAAGCAATTGCCTGGCAGGAAAG GTATCTCGTTGACCATGGATCAG TGGAATGTGCTTCGTAATCATGTTGAAGAAATTGACAAGGCAGTTAATGAGAATTCTTAG